CCCCGATGAAGGAAAGCGGCACACCGGATCGCATGGTACGGCTGGAATCGCTGTTGGACGAGTTCTCGAACGCGGACGGGCTAGACCCCAAACGCCGTGATCGCCTGCAGGAAGATATCCGGGACGAGGCGCAGGCCATCGGGCTGGAAAGCGATCTTGGCCTCGATCAGGCCACCTGTACCGCCGAGGCGATCACGCGCATTGACCGATTTGTCTGCGACATCAAGGAAAGCCAGTTCGGTGATGGGCTGCATATCTTTGGGCGCGTCCCCGATGAGACGGGCAATTTCGACGCTGCCCCCTCAGCCCAAGCTGAACGCTCTGCCCTGATTGACGCTTTAGCGGGCAAACGGATCGAGGCCGGGCCGTCCGGATCCCCCTATCGCGGGCGTACGGATGTTCTGCCGACCGGGCGGAATCTTTACACGACCGATCCGCGCTCGGTTCCCACGCGCGCGGCCTATACACAAGGCGTCAAGCTCGCTGAGGAACTGGTTCGGCGGCACCTGCAAGAAGAAGGCGACTACCCCAAGGGCTTGATCGTCGATCTATGGGGTTCGGCCACCATGCGCACAGCGGGCGAGGAATTCGCCATGGCGCTGCATCTGCTGGGGGTGAAGCCGGTTTGGGACAAAGGGTCTGAGCGGGTCTCGGGCATCGAAGTGTTGCCGATCACCGATCTCAGCCGCCCGCGACTGGACGTAACATTGCGCGTCTCAGGTCTTTTCCGGGACGTGTTCCCGACGCTTTCCGCGCTGTACGGTCAGGCTGTCCGCGCATTGACCAAACGAGATGAAGCACCCGACTGGAATCCTTACGCCGGTCAGGAGCCTGCGGCACGGGTCTATGGGCCAGCCCCCGGCAGCTATGGTCTGAACATGACTCATCTGTCCGAAACCTATACGGATGAGGCACGCGTGCAGGCGGGTGAGGCTTGGCTGGACGCCAGTTCCTTCGCTTTGGAAGGTGAACACATCGCGCAGGATAAGGACGGTATCTCGCAACGCGTCGCCAACGCCGACAGCTTTGTGCACCTACAGGACCTGACCGAGACGGACTTGCTGCTGGCCAATGATTATGCAACGCACGAGGCCGGATTTGCCGCCGCCAAGAAAATCACCGGCGGTACCGCACAGCTCTATCATCTGGACAATACCAACCCGGACAACCCGCGCGCCCGCACCCTGCCCGAGGAAATCAGCCGCGTCGTCTATGCCCGCGCCGCCAACCCGGGCTGGATTGCCGGAATGCAGCGGCACGGGTTCCGGGGCGCCGCTGAAATCGCGGCGACGCTGGATCATATGGCATCTTTCGCGCATCTGTCCGGCACAGTCGCACCGCATCTGTTCGATCTGTACCACGACGCCACGCTGGGCAATGAAGAGGTCGACGCCTTCCTGCAACAGGCAAACCCGCAAGCACATCAGGCCATGCAGGATCGGTTCCGGGCACTGCTGGAGGCAGGGCTATGGCATACCTGCCGGAACTCGATCCGCGCCGACCTGGAGGGGTTGGGATGAGTGCGCCCATCGTGCAGGGCTGGTGCCCCGGTGCCCATCGCCCGATGATGTCCGGTGATGGGCTGGTCGTGCGTGTGCGCCCTCGGCTGGCGCGCCTGGATGCCCAACAGGCGATAGGGCTGTGCGAATTGGCGGAACGGTTCGGCAATGGCACGATCGACCTTACCAACCGCGCCAACCTTCAGCTGCGTGGAGTAAAGGAAACCGACCATCAATCCTTGTTGGCCGCGCTTTCCTCGCTGAACCTGCTGGACGCCGAACCCGGAATCGAAATTCGCCGCAACATTCTGGTCTCGCCACTCTTTGAAGCCGGTGATCTGACCGCTCGGCTGACACAGGAATTGATCCAGCGTCTGGCCGAGCTTCCGGATTTACCTGCCAAGTTCGGCTTTGCCATCGACACAGGTTCCGAGCGTTTATTGGCCGATGACTCGGCGGATATCCGGCTTGAACTCGGTTCAGGCGGCCTGATCTTGCGCGCGGACGGGGCTGAAACCGGGCGAGCGGTAAGCGAAGCCCAAGCCATCGACCTAATGATCGCGTTGGCGCAGTGGTTTGCGCAAACCCACACAACCGAGACCCGCCGCATGGCGCGGACCGTTGCCACATATGGTTTGCCCAGCGAGTGGCAAGGCAGCGCGCCCGGCCCCATTGGCGTGCCTCTTCAGCCGGGAGCCTGCGTGCAGGGGACACTCTATGGCGCTGCCTTTGGGCAGCTACCGGCGCGGCAACTCCATTTGCTGATCGAAAACAGCAACGCCACTGCCCTGCGGGTCACACCATGGCGGCTGTTCCTGTTGGAAGGCGGGGCGGCGATACCCGCCCTTGACTTTGTCACAGATGGCACCGACCCGCTGAGAACAACCGACGCCTGCCCCGGCGCGCCATACTGCCCGCAGGCGCAGGTCGAAACCCGCGGTGTGGCGCGCGCCCTGGCCGCGCGCGTTGCAGGCAGCCTGCATGTATCGGGCTGCGCCAAGGGATGCGCCCGAATGGGTCCGGCCGATGTCACTTTGGTTGGCAATTCCGGACGATTTGACCTTGTCAAACAAGGCCGTGCGGGGGATGAGCCCTGCCAACGCGGCCTGACCGAAGAAACACTCATGACCATGGACTTCACCTGATGCCCTATGAATACGAAACCGACGGCGCGGCGATCTACAAGCAGAGCTTTGCCACCATCCGATCCGAGGCTGATCTGGCCCGGTTCGATGCCGATGAAGAACAGGTCGCCGTTCGGATGATCCACGCCGCAGGGATGGTCGGGCTGGAAGAGTTCGTCCATTTCTCGGACGGTTTTGTCTCGGCAGCGCGTTCCGCGCTGGAAAATGGCGCGCCGATCCTGTGTGATGCCCGCATGGTCAGCGAAGGCGTCACCCGCTTTCGCCTGCCCGCTGATAACGAAGTGATCTGCACCCTGCATGACGAGCGCGTGCGCCCTCTGGCTGCCGAAATGAGCAACACGCGCTCTGCCGCCGCGCTAGAGCTGTGGCGTCCGCATCTGCAAGGAGCACTGGTCGCGATCGGTAACGCCCCTACCGCGCTTTTCCACCTTCTGAACATGTTGGAAGATCCCGACTGCCCACGCCCCGCTGCCATTATCGGCTGCCCGGTGGGCTTCGTCGGAGCGGTCGAGTCCAAGGATGCCTTGTGGGAGGCGCAGCCCGTACCCTCCTGCATCGTCAAAGGCCGTTTGGGAGGCAGTGCGATCACCGTAGCCGCAATCAACGCCATCGCGAGCCGCGCGGAATGAGCGGGGGAAAGATATACGGCGTAGGCCTTGGCCCCGGCGATCCGGACCTGATGAGTGTCCGTGCAGACCGCCTGCTGCGCAATGCCCGCCATGTGGCGTTTTTTCGCAAACCTGGCCGCACAGGTCAGGCCCGCAAGATCGTCAATGGAATGATCCCCGGCGACGCCATCGAGTTTCCAATGGAGTACCCGGTAACCACCGAAATCCCGGTGACGGATCCAAGGTATAATGAACTCCTTTCGGTGTTTTACGAAGACTGTGCCGCACATCTGAAGTCGCTTACCGAAAATGGTGAGGATGTAGTGGTCCTGTGCGAAGGCGATCCGTTCTTTTATGGATCATTTATGCACCTTTACAATCGATTACGAGACATATCTGAAGTCGAAGTCGTACCTGCCATAACCGGCATGTCCGGCGCTTGGACCGCAACCGGTGACCCGATAACTTGGGGCGACGATGTCCTCACGGTTCTTGTTGGAACCTTGCC
The Ruegeria sp. SCSIO 43209 genome window above contains:
- the cobG gene encoding precorrin-3B synthase; the encoded protein is MSAPIVQGWCPGAHRPMMSGDGLVVRVRPRLARLDAQQAIGLCELAERFGNGTIDLTNRANLQLRGVKETDHQSLLAALSSLNLLDAEPGIEIRRNILVSPLFEAGDLTARLTQELIQRLAELPDLPAKFGFAIDTGSERLLADDSADIRLELGSGGLILRADGAETGRAVSEAQAIDLMIALAQWFAQTHTTETRRMARTVATYGLPSEWQGSAPGPIGVPLQPGACVQGTLYGAAFGQLPARQLHLLIENSNATALRVTPWRLFLLEGGAAIPALDFVTDGTDPLRTTDACPGAPYCPQAQVETRGVARALAARVAGSLHVSGCAKGCARMGPADVTLVGNSGRFDLVKQGRAGDEPCQRGLTEETLMTMDFT
- a CDS encoding precorrin-8X methylmutase, whose amino-acid sequence is MPYEYETDGAAIYKQSFATIRSEADLARFDADEEQVAVRMIHAAGMVGLEEFVHFSDGFVSAARSALENGAPILCDARMVSEGVTRFRLPADNEVICTLHDERVRPLAAEMSNTRSAAALELWRPHLQGALVAIGNAPTALFHLLNMLEDPDCPRPAAIIGCPVGFVGAVESKDALWEAQPVPSCIVKGRLGGSAITVAAINAIASRAE
- a CDS encoding precorrin-2 C(20)-methyltransferase, producing the protein MSGGKIYGVGLGPGDPDLMSVRADRLLRNARHVAFFRKPGRTGQARKIVNGMIPGDAIEFPMEYPVTTEIPVTDPRYNELLSVFYEDCAAHLKSLTENGEDVVVLCEGDPFFYGSFMHLYNRLRDISEVEVVPAITGMSGAWTATGDPITWGDDVLTVLVGTLPEDTLTERMTQTDALVVMKIGRNFDKVKRALRQAGLYDRAWIVEYAQMPNQRVCKLSDNCEGITPYFSIILVHGQGRRP